Proteins co-encoded in one Neofelis nebulosa isolate mNeoNeb1 chromosome 2, mNeoNeb1.pri, whole genome shotgun sequence genomic window:
- the GJB5 gene encoding gap junction beta-5 protein: protein MNWGIFEGLLSGVNKYSTAFGRIWLSLVFIFRVLVYLVTAERVWSDDHKDFDCNTKQPGCSNVCFDEFFPVSHVRLWALQLILVTCPSLLVVMHVAYREAREKKHREAVGEDGGRLYLNPGKKRGGLWWTYVCSLVFKAGVDTAFLYVFHSFYPKYTLPHVVKCHAAPCPNTVDCFISKPSEKNIFTLFMVVTAAICILLNLVELAYLVSKRCREGLAARRARATGGGHRPDCPTSSYKEDDLLSGDLIFLGSDSHPPLLPDRPRDHVKKTML, encoded by the coding sequence ATGAACTGGGGGATCTTCGAGGGGCTCCTGAGCGGGGTCAACAAGTACTCCACTGCCTTTGGGCGAATCTGGCTGTCTCTGGTCTTCATCTTCCGCGTGCTGGTGTACCTGGTGACGGCAGAGCGAGTGTGGAGTGACGATCACAAGGATTTTGACTGCAACACCAAGCAGCCGGGCTGCTCCAACGTCTGCTTTGACGAGTTCTTCCCCGTGTCCCACGTGCGCCTCTGGGCCCTGCAGCTCATCCTGGTCACCTGCCCCTCGCTGCTCGTGGTCATGCACGTCGCCTACCGGGAGGCTCGGGAGAAGAAGCACCgagaggcagtgggggaggaTGGCGGGCGCCTCTACCTGAACCCCGGCAAGAAGCGGGGTGGGCTCTGGTGGACCTACGTCTGCAGCCTGGTGTTCAAAGCCGGCGTGGATACCGCCTTCCTCTATGTGTTCCACTCGTTCTACCCCAAATACACCCTCCCTCATGTGGTCAAGTGCCACGCAGCTCCGTGTCCCAACACGGTGGATTGCTTCATCTCCAAGCCCTCAGAGAAGAACATCTTCACTCTCTTCATGGTGGTCACGGCCGCCATTTGCATCCTGCTCAACCTCGTGGAGCTGGCCTACCTGGTGAGCAAGAGGTGCCGTGAGGGCCTGGCAGCGAGGAGAGCCAGGGCCACAGGCGGAGGCCATCGCCCAGACTGTCCCACCTCTTCCTACAAGGAAGACGACCTCCTCTCGGGCGACCTCATCTTTCTGGGCTCAGACTCTCACCCTCCTCTCTTACCAGACCGCCCTCGAGACCATGTGAAGAAGACCATGCTGTGA